A window of Suncus etruscus isolate mSunEtr1 chromosome 4, mSunEtr1.pri.cur, whole genome shotgun sequence contains these coding sequences:
- the ZNF782 gene encoding zinc finger protein 782 gives MKPLECGKNLNYYLSVTVQKRTHTLKPLSDKDVLCTETFNSLSAFTVYKRTHRRRKHYKCCECQKFFSRKSCLIIHQRTHTGEKPYECNECGKTFGHKSSLGTHQRIHTGVKPYECNECGKTFSLKSNLRIHQRIHTGEKPYKCHECGKTFSQKSGLGSHQRIHRRERPYKCDVCRKTFREKLNLTEHQRIHTGEKPYGCNKCGKTFSRKSSIIIHQTTHAEEYPYKCDECGKTFRQKSNFNIHQRIHTGERPYECNECGMAFTSMSYLRMHQRFHTGENLYECNECGKTFTRKSILGIHQRSHTGEKPYKCDECGKMFSQKSNLGIHQRIHTGEKPYEYNKCNQTCIYLPYLRTHQRIHTVESTHVCIECGKTFSRKKRLGKHQRMLSENKHNKCIECEFDIQQLFSPLEMSENL, from the coding sequence ATGAAACCTCTTGAATGTGGAAAAAACCTTAACTACTATTTATCGGTGACAGTACAAAAGAGAACTCACACACTAAAGCCATTGTCTGATAAAGATGTCTTATGTACGGAAACTTTCAATTCTCTATCAGCCTTTACTGTGTATAAGAGAACTCACAGAAGAAGAAAACACTATAAATGTTGTGAATGTCAAAAATTCTTCTCTAGGAAGTCATGCCTCATTATACATCAGAGAACTCACACAGGGGAAAAACCTTATGAATGTAATGAATGTGGTAAAACTTTTGGCCATAAGTCAAGCCTTGGAACTCACCAGAGAATTCACACAGGTGTAAAACCATATGAATGTAATGAATGTGGCAAAACCTTCAGCCTAAAGTCAAATCTGCGAATTCATCAGAGAATTCACACAGGGGAAAAACCATATAAATGTCATGAATGTGGCAAAACCTTCAGCCAGAAGTCAGGTCTTGGAAGTCACCAGAGAATTCATAGAAGAGAAAGACCTTATAAATGTGATGTATGTAGGAAAACTTTTAGGGAGAAATTAAACCTTACAGAACACCAAAGAATCCACACAGGAGAGAAACCCTATGGATGTAATAAATGTGGTAAAACGTTTAGCCGTAAATCGAGCATTATAATACATCAAACAACTCATGCTGAGGAATATCCTTATAAATGTGATGAATGTGGGAAAACTTTCAGGCAAAAATCAAACTTCAACATACATCAGAGAATTCACACAGGGGAGAGACCTTATGAATGTAATGAGTGTGGGATGGCGTTCACATCCATGTCCTACCTTAGAATGCATCAGAGATTTCACACAGGGGAGAATCTCTATGAATGTAATGAATGTGGAAAAACTTTCACACGAAAATCAATCCTTGGAATACATCAAAGAAGtcacacaggagagaaacccTATAAATGTGATGAATGTGGGAAAATGTTCAGCCAAAAATCAAACCTTGGAATACACCAAAGAATTCACACAGGGGAAAAGCCCTACGAATATAACAAATGTAATCAGACTTGTATCTACCTACCATACCTCAGAACTCATCAGAGAATTCACACAGTGGAAAGTACCCATGTATGTATTGAGTGTGGTAAAACTTTTAGTCGAAAGAAAAGACTTGGAAAGCATCAGAGAATGCTTTCAGAGAATAAGCACAATAAATGTATTGAATGTGAATTTGACATTCAGCAACTATTTTCACCACTAGAAATGTCTGAAAACTTATGA